In Candidatus Acidiferrales bacterium, a single genomic region encodes these proteins:
- a CDS encoding DUF3108 domain-containing protein, with product MDVRRKAACKKAVWISAVGVFALMVSALALNSVYAINFFNLVTKNLQSAGWNSTDSSSVMQVNEEMTFEAGYLFFKIGSVKFQVLGNGEYDSVSVYRLRAYIDSYSGVPFVNFHAVYDTYADAKTLFCLFNLRTQKDGDIRVNTTTNFQLDRKKIEWAQSRGDKLIKEIDMQMDTSYTNGVSFIYFLRNVCRRANGEEMKLDVPIIDDTVRSTVSLTINERREPCDVTAFDFPLDSYRLSGRVNFTGTFGISGDVVGWMVADSSALPLKANVKVLIGSVVVQLKEVKRDNWTPPRSTSSE from the coding sequence ATGGACGTCAGACGCAAAGCGGCTTGCAAGAAGGCGGTATGGATTTCTGCAGTCGGCGTATTTGCTTTGATGGTCTCAGCATTGGCGTTGAATTCCGTCTATGCGATTAATTTCTTCAATCTCGTGACAAAGAACCTGCAATCCGCGGGCTGGAATTCCACCGATTCAAGTTCAGTGATGCAGGTAAACGAAGAGATGACTTTCGAGGCTGGTTATCTTTTCTTCAAGATCGGGTCGGTGAAATTCCAGGTACTCGGAAACGGTGAGTACGACAGTGTGTCGGTTTACCGGCTTCGCGCATATATAGATTCGTACAGCGGAGTTCCGTTTGTAAATTTTCATGCCGTCTACGATACGTATGCCGACGCGAAAACTCTCTTCTGCTTGTTTAATTTGCGAACGCAAAAGGATGGAGACATCCGGGTCAACACGACAACGAATTTTCAGCTTGACAGGAAGAAAATTGAATGGGCCCAATCGCGGGGCGATAAATTGATCAAAGAAATAGACATGCAGATGGACACGAGTTACACCAATGGTGTGAGCTTCATTTACTTTCTGCGAAATGTGTGCCGCCGTGCCAATGGAGAAGAGATGAAGCTCGATGTGCCGATCATTGACGATACAGTTAGATCCACAGTGAGCCTGACGATTAACGAGAGGAGGGAGCCATGCGACGTAACTGCCTTCGATTTTCCACTCGATTCCTATCGTCTTTCGGGTCGTGTTAACTTCACGGGGACTTTCGGTATCAGCGGAGACGTTGTCGGCTGGATGGTAGCAGATTCTTCCGCCCTTCCTTTGAAAGCTAACGTGAAAGTTTTGATAGGAAGCGTCGTCGTTCAGCTCAAGGAAGTCAAGAGGGACAATTGGACACCGCCGAGGTCAACCTCCAGTGAATAG
- a CDS encoding VOC family protein, producing MNTPYKPKGYNTVSPYLVLDGAARTIEFLVKVFDAVSLRQVPGPDGKLMHAEVRVGDSVIMMTDGGEGWPPVPSQVHIYVEDVDVTYERALRAGAISVQEPVKRGDENKRGAVKDAGGTTWWIATKVE from the coding sequence ATGAATACACCTTACAAGCCGAAAGGCTACAACACAGTCTCGCCATATTTAGTGTTAGACGGAGCAGCGCGCACGATTGAATTCCTCGTGAAAGTCTTCGATGCGGTCAGTCTGCGTCAAGTTCCCGGCCCTGACGGAAAGCTTATGCACGCTGAGGTGCGCGTCGGCGATAGTGTGATCATGATGACTGATGGCGGGGAAGGTTGGCCGCCCGTCCCTTCCCAGGTTCATATATACGTTGAAGATGTGGATGTGACATACGAACGCGCACTGCGAGCTGGTGCGATTTCAGTTCAGGAGCCGGTGAAAAGAGGCGATGAAAATAAGCGTGGAGCTGTGAAAGACGCAGGGGGTACGACATGGTGGATCGCCACGAAAGTAGAGTAG
- a CDS encoding YdeI/OmpD-associated family protein, which yields MAKTNLQHSFPKSFNHQIDAYIERSADFAKPILDHIRKVVHAACPEVEEAVKWGMPFFLYDGMMCNMAAFKEHCSFGFWKGKLIFGDKYAEAGEEAMGSFGRIKEISDLPSESILIGYIKKAMKLNEEGVKAPSNKARPKAQLKAPPYFMAALRKNKKALETYRNFTESNKRDYVEWVVEAKTEETRKKRLGTAIEWMAEGKARNWKYMKK from the coding sequence ATGGCGAAAACAAATCTCCAGCATTCATTCCCAAAAAGTTTTAATCACCAAATCGATGCCTATATAGAAAGGTCGGCGGATTTTGCCAAACCGATATTGGATCACATCAGGAAAGTTGTCCACGCCGCCTGTCCTGAAGTTGAAGAGGCAGTCAAGTGGGGAATGCCATTTTTTCTCTACGACGGAATGATGTGCAACATGGCTGCCTTCAAGGAGCATTGCTCGTTCGGTTTCTGGAAGGGGAAGCTGATATTCGGCGATAAATATGCTGAGGCTGGAGAAGAGGCGATGGGAAGCTTCGGCAGGATTAAGGAAATTTCCGACTTGCCTTCGGAGAGTATCCTGATAGGCTACATCAAGAAAGCCATGAAGTTGAATGAAGAAGGCGTGAAAGCGCCGTCGAACAAGGCAAGACCAAAAGCTCAATTGAAAGCGCCTCCATATTTCATGGCTGCGCTTAGAAAGAACAAGAAGGCACTTGAGACTTACAGGAACTTCACCGAGTCAAATAAAAGAGACTACGTTGAATGGGTCGTCGAGGCTAAGACCGAGGAAACTAGGAAGAAGAGACTTGGTACGGCAATCGAGTGGATGGCCGAAGGCAAAGCAAGGAACTGGAAGTATATGAAGAAATGA